From Fundulus heteroclitus isolate FHET01 chromosome 14, MU-UCD_Fhet_4.1, whole genome shotgun sequence, the proteins below share one genomic window:
- the LOC118565626 gene encoding uncharacterized protein LOC118565626: MSMRVCSLHLHSGKPANEMYNSHPDWAPSLHLGYTEMKATKTARCERQQNRKRQRTDSTPAMDETVIDDLFPPAETPAPAEDGADQTPLTECDSCQRRRAEINRLLEENRTLKRELGQRKMDEGFLKDDDVKVKYYTGLPHLEVVMGVLACVGPYMTQRSKVLSPFQMLFLTLMRLRLNLPIQHVAHLFFVDRKTVSKTFRDTINVLHARTSPLINWPGRDALRATMPHQFVEAFGKRVAVVLDCLEISIQRPSSRKAQARSYSHYKHNATMKFLVGITTQGSICFISKGWGGRVSDEHVTDNCGILDKLSPGDLVLADRGFDVQDSVGLMCAEVKIPALTKGRCQLDARDVEGTRKIAHLRIHVGRVIGTVRNKYAILSAEAPFHMVLPCKDEDMTFLDKIVSVCCVLTNMSPGVVL; encoded by the exons atgtcaatgagagtgtgttccctgcatcttcattctg GAAAACCAGCAAATGAAATGTACAACTCTCATCCGGATTGGGCACCATCACTACACCTGGGCTACACTGAGATGAAGGCCACAAAGACGGCTCGCTGTGAGagacagcaaaacagaaaacgCCAAAGGACTGACAGCACACCTGCGATGGATGAGACAGTTATTGATGACCTTTTTCCACCAG CGGAGACACCGGcaccagcagaggatggagctGACCAGACGCCGCTGACAGAATGTGACTCCTGTCAGCGGCGGCGTGCTGAAATCAACCGGCTGCTGGAGGAGAACAGGACCCTGAAACGTGAGCTGGGCCAGAGAAAAATGGACGAAGGTTTCCTGAAGGATGACGACGTCAAAGTGAAATACTACACTGGACTTCCACACCTTGAAGTTGTCATGGGTGTTCTAGCCTGTGTTGGGCCGTACATGACACAGAGGAGTAAAGTGTTGTCACCTTTCCAGATGCTTTTCCTGACCCTAATGCGCCTTAGATTAAACTTGCCCATACAGCACGTTGCCCACCTCTTTTTTGTGGACAGAAAAACTGTTTCCAAAACGTTCAGGGACACCATAAATGTTCTGCATGCACGCACCAGCCCTTTGATTAACTGGCCAGGGCGAGACGCGCTGCGTGCGACGATGCCCCATCAGTTTGTGGAGGCCTTTGGGAAGCGTGTTGCTGTTGTTCTGGACTGTTTAGAAATATCTATACAGAGACCATCAAGTCGTAAAGCTCAAGCTCGGTCATATTCCCACTACAAACACAACGCGACTATGAAGTTCCTCGTTGGTATTACAACACAGGGCTCGATTTGTTTCATCTCcaaggggtgggggggacgCGTCAGTGATGAGCACGTAACCGATAACTGTGGGATTCTGGACAAACTGTCGCCTGGGGATTTGGTGTTGGCTGACCGCGGCTTTGACGTACAGGACAGCGTGGGACTTATGTGCGCCGAAGTAAAGATCCCAGCTCTCACAAAAGGACGCTGTCAGCTGGATGCAAGAGACGTGGAGGGCACAAGAAAAATCGCCCACCTCCGAATTCATGTGGGACGGGTGATCGGAACCGTCCGCAACAAGTACGCCATTTTGTCAGCTGAAGCACCTTTTCACATGGTGTTGCCATGCAAGGATGAAGACATGACATTTCTTGATAAgattgtgtctgtgtgttgtgtTCTGACTAACATGAGCCCTGGTGTTGTGCTGTAG
- the LOC105917669 gene encoding histone H2B 1/2, with translation MPEPAKSAPKKGSKKAVTKTAGKGGKKKRKTRKESYAIYVYKVLKQVHPDTGISSKAMSIMNSFVNDIFERIASEASRLAHYNKRSTITSREIQTAVRLLLPGELAKHAVSEGTKAVTKYTSSK, from the coding sequence ATGCCTGAACCCGCCAAGTCTGCGCCCAAGAAGGGCTCCAAGAAAGCGGTGACCAAGACCGCCGGCAAAGGAGgcaagaagaagaggaagaccagGAAGGAGAGCTACGCCATCTACGTGTACAAGGTGCTGAAGCAGGTGCACCCCGACACGGGCATCTCGTCCAAGGCCATGAGCATCATGAACTCTTTCGTCAACGACATCTTTGAGCGCATCGCCTCCGAGGCGTCCCGTCTGGCTCACTACAACAAGCGCTCCACCATCACCTCCAGGGAGATCCAGACCGCTGTGCGCCTCCTGCTGCCCGGTGAGCTGGCCAAGCACGCCGTGTCTGAGGGCACCAAGGCCGTCACCAAGTACACCAGCTCCAAGTAA
- the LOC118565624 gene encoding histone H1-like, with protein sequence MAEEAPAAAPAKAPAKAPKKKAASKAKKDGPSLSKLIVAAVAESKERKGMSLAALKKVLAGKGVDVTKANKRINTAVTKLATAGTLSQTKGTGASGSFKLAKDSKAAKPAKKVVKKKAPAKAKKPAAAAKKASTPKKAAAKKTAAKKSPKKAAAKKSPKKVVKKSPKKAAAAKKPKAAKKPAAKKAAAKKPAAKKAKK encoded by the coding sequence ATGGCAGAAGAAGCTCCAGCAGCGGCGCCGGCTAAAGCCCCGGCCAAAGCCCCGAAGAAGAAGGCCGCCTCCAAGGCCAAGAAGGACGGACCCAGCCTCTCCAAGCTGATCGTGGCCGCCGTGGCCGAGTCCAAGGAGCGCAAGGGCATGTCTCTGGCGGCGCTGAAGAAGGTGCTGGCCGGCAAAGGCGTGGATGTGACCAAGGCCAACAAGCGCATCAACACCGCCGTCACCAAGCTGGCGACGGCAGGAACCCTGAGCCAGACCAAAGGCACCGGGGCGTCGGGCTCCTTCAAGCTGGCAAAGGACAGCAAGGCGGCTAAACCAGCCAAGAAGGTGGTGAAGAAGAAGGCTCCTGCTAAGGCCAAGAAGCCCGCAGCCGCCGCCAAGAAGGCCAGCACCCCCAAGAAGGCTGCGGCTAAGAAAACAGCCGCTAAGAAGTCCCCCAAGAAGGCTGCGGCCAAGAAGTCCCCCAAGAAGGTGGTGAAGAAGAGCCCTAAGAAGGCGGCTGCTGCCAAGAAGCCAAAGGCTGCAAAGAAGCCTGCAGCCAAGAAAGCTGCAGCAAAGAAGCCCGCAGCTAAGAAGGCCAAGAAGTAA